Part of the Sorghum bicolor cultivar BTx623 chromosome 1, Sorghum_bicolor_NCBIv3, whole genome shotgun sequence genome, AATCCAAGGAGGCTTCTCCTACACCGGGCTGGTGCGAGcacctctcctctcctccaccCCTATAACATTGCCTCCTTAGCTAATACTAAACAGCCCTCTTCTAAGCCCACGACAGAGCCATGAAAGGAAGCCCTAAAATCCCCAAAGCCCAAACCCTAACTCAAGGTCTTGGTCTCCGCCCATCCCCACACTTCTAAATTCTAAGCATAATTTATGGTGACTGTATGATGAGATCGGCAACAACAATGGTCTGCAGTCTGCGCTTCAATGCCGCAGCACGTCCAAAATTAGCATTCCTATTAAAATATATGTTTTTAAATACGGATCAAGTTATACCCGGCTAGCTATTGTTGTATCACTAAGCATATTTATGCTTGGTTAACTTAATCGTTAGGCCTTGGTTagatctgaaatttttttgaattttgacactatagcactttcgtttttatttgacaaatattatctaatcatagagtaactaggcttaaaagattcatctcgcgatttatagataaactgtgcaattagtttttgttttcatctatatctaatgctccatgcatgtgccgcaagattcgatgtgacggaaaatcttgaaaaagtttttggttttaggGGTGAACTAAATAGGGCCTTAGTCAAAAGTAAAAAATTTTAATTTGATAATACATGCACAAATGAACATATGTTTTGTCCAGAGGGACGTATACCTGTGCCGTGATGGTGATGTTGAGTGATGATTCGGCGAAGGGCACGACGTTGGTGTTGATGATGGAGAGGCCGTGGTTTTCGATCAGCTCCGTGAGCACCATGATGAGCACCCCCTTCTTCTGCCGGCACACCACCCTCAGCAAAATCGTTTTCCCTCGCACGTCCACCTCGATCTTTGGGCTCTCATCATCGGACTTGTTAACAGCTTCATCGTCCTTGGAGCCAGTCCCAGTAGTACAGCACTGTGCGTCCGACGGTGGCGGCGACTCCGACTCCGccgtgccgctgccgctgccggcgAAGTGGTGGTGCTCCTTCTTCTGCTGCAGCGTCTTGAGCCTGTCCTTGAGGTGGTGCACGTACTCGATGGTGCTGCCCAGGACGGACACCTTGTCGGTCTGAGAATGGAATAGCCAATCCCTAACGGCTTTAGCTAGTCAATGCATTGGTGTGTCTCTCTTACGACGTACTAGAGTACTAGGTACCTTGGTGATGTCCGGGACGATGGACGCTAACGTGGCGAACTGGTTGTGCATCTTCTCCCGGCGCTTCCTCTCTGCGACGACGTGCTCCTTCAGGCTCGAGCTCGCCCTCCGGCCGCCGCCACTGCCTGTGCCTTGTTTCTTCTCCGTCAGCGGCAGCATCGTCAGTGGTGGGCAGCAATTATTCGCAGTCCCAACGACCGTggtagacgacgacgacgacgagccgcCGTCATTGGTGAAGGACATCAAGATGTTGTTGCAACCAACACCCGTCGCCGCAGAGCCCCCAACCCCAGCGAATGAGAAACCCGTGGTTGTTGGCCGCTGCTCTTGTTGTGGAGGCTGCTGCTGGCTCCAGAGCTCGTTGGCCAGGGATTCCGCGAGCTGCTGCATGCTCAGTGGGTCAATCAACTCCAGCTCCCCAAGGTCAT contains:
- the LOC8055097 gene encoding transcription factor bHLH18, which encodes MMDSSANKQWLAELEKDDDLGELELIDPLSMQQLAESLANELWSQQQPPQQEQRPTTTGFSFAGVGGSAATGVGCNNILMSFTNDGGSSSSSSTTVVGTANNCCPPLTMLPLTEKKQGTGSGGGRRASSSLKEHVVAERKRREKMHNQFATLASIVPDITKTDKVSVLGSTIEYVHHLKDRLKTLQQKKEHHHFAGSGSGTAESESPPPSDAQCCTTGTGSKDDEAVNKSDDESPKIEVDVRGKTILLRVVCRQKKGVLIMVLTELIENHGLSIINTNVVPFAESSLNITITAQIEDGTSSTGELVNNITSALNKVG